In Edaphobacter paludis, a single window of DNA contains:
- a CDS encoding gamma-glutamyl-gamma-aminobutyrate hydrolase family protein: MKPRIAIPLPTSTDAEYNRIAWPVYATAIEKSGGHPVEIPLDISPRQTADLINTCQAVLLPGSPADLNPHKYGHEPVAECKPSDAARENVDELLIQDAHNLYKPIFAICFGTQSLNVWRGGTLVQHLAPMPVNHPAGRSVAVAHTAAIAPDSLLAAIIPAEEAPEQEGFLRLPVNSSHHQAIGIPGDGLRISARCPQDAVIEAVEGGQATAGPSTDAIHFVLGVQWHPERSYDTSAASRALFHRFIAEATAWTPRAIHASIPKPH, translated from the coding sequence ATGAAGCCCCGCATCGCCATACCGCTCCCCACCAGTACAGACGCCGAATACAACCGGATCGCGTGGCCCGTCTATGCCACTGCCATCGAAAAATCGGGTGGCCACCCCGTCGAAATTCCTCTCGATATCTCCCCCAGGCAGACCGCCGACCTTATCAATACCTGTCAGGCCGTCCTCCTTCCCGGGAGTCCCGCCGACCTCAATCCGCACAAGTACGGCCACGAGCCTGTCGCCGAGTGCAAGCCCTCCGACGCTGCCCGCGAAAATGTAGATGAACTGCTCATTCAGGATGCGCACAATCTCTACAAGCCCATCTTCGCCATCTGTTTTGGCACCCAATCGCTCAACGTCTGGCGCGGAGGAACCCTCGTCCAACACCTCGCCCCGATGCCCGTGAACCATCCTGCGGGACGCAGCGTAGCCGTCGCCCACACTGCCGCCATCGCTCCCGATTCCCTGCTTGCCGCCATCATTCCTGCCGAAGAGGCGCCCGAGCAGGAGGGCTTCCTTCGTCTCCCCGTCAATTCAAGCCACCATCAGGCCATCGGCATTCCGGGCGACGGTCTCCGTATCTCCGCCCGCTGCCCGCAGGACGCAGTGATCGAAGCCGTAGAAGGCGGCCAAGCCACTGCCGGGCCCAGTACGGACGCCATTCACTTCGTCCTGGGCGTGCAGTGGCATCCTGAACGCAGTTACGACACCAGCGCTGCGTCCCGCGCTCTCTTCCACCGCTTCATCGCCGAAGCCACCGCCTGGACCCCCCGGGCGATCCACGCCTCTATTCCGAAACCTCATTAA
- a CDS encoding lysophospholipid acyltransferase family protein: MTTEDPRNSINSPSAEDTRSSQDSRHLDRSEENDGIGENGSEAEWRDPCISPESAPTPEEVQSAPTREDQRPSSRIFPWLTYLLLLPLVALATIAFGCVSLIAGLWDKSGRQQHAIAHVWARVLLLISLSPVTLIGAEKLHEHETAVYASNHLSYFDTPVLFAKLPFQFRILAKQALWKVPFIGWYLHRSGQVPVDQSGVRSAIASLNRGVATLKAGLPLVLFPEGGRAASGQTQPFVSGAAYMAIKAQLPLIPLTLVGTYELLPIHTYHLRPRPLAIIVGDPIPTAGLTTRDADALTQRLREVITTTYMQHHR; the protein is encoded by the coding sequence ATGACGACTGAAGATCCGCGCAACAGCATAAACAGCCCAAGCGCAGAAGACACCCGAAGCAGTCAGGATTCTCGTCATCTCGACCGAAGCGAAGAAAATGACGGCATCGGCGAAAACGGGAGCGAAGCGGAGTGGAGAGACCCCTGTATTTCGCCTGAGTCTGCTCCCACGCCCGAAGAAGTCCAATCCGCGCCCACCCGCGAAGATCAGCGCCCGTCCTCACGAATCTTCCCCTGGCTGACCTACCTCCTGCTGTTGCCTTTAGTAGCCCTGGCCACCATCGCCTTCGGCTGCGTCTCACTCATCGCTGGCCTGTGGGACAAGTCCGGCCGCCAGCAGCATGCCATCGCCCACGTCTGGGCCCGCGTCCTCCTGCTCATCAGCCTCTCCCCCGTCACCCTTATCGGCGCCGAAAAACTTCACGAGCACGAGACCGCCGTCTACGCCTCCAATCACCTCAGCTACTTCGACACCCCGGTCCTCTTCGCAAAGCTTCCCTTCCAGTTCCGGATCCTGGCCAAGCAAGCTCTCTGGAAGGTCCCGTTCATCGGCTGGTATCTCCACCGCTCCGGTCAGGTGCCGGTCGATCAATCCGGAGTGCGCAGCGCCATCGCCAGCCTAAACCGCGGTGTAGCCACCCTTAAGGCCGGTCTTCCCCTGGTCCTCTTTCCCGAAGGAGGCCGCGCCGCCAGCGGGCAAACCCAGCCCTTTGTCTCGGGTGCTGCCTACATGGCCATCAAGGCGCAGCTTCCACTGATTCCGCTTACCTTGGTGGGCACCTACGAGCTCCTTCCCATTCACACCTATCACCTTCGTCCCCGCCCGCTGGCTATCATCGTAGGTGACCCCATCCCTACTGCCGGGCTCACCACCCGCGACGCAGACGCTCTTACCCAGCGCCTCCGCGAAGTCATTACCACCACGTATATGCAACACCACAGATAG
- a CDS encoding folylpolyglutamate synthase/dihydrofolate synthase family protein codes for MSYISAVDHLYALGHELAPTLSPTATPTPRRKFDLAHMRALMAALGDPQKSFPSVLIAGTNGKGSTAATLSSILTTAGYRTALYTSPHLIRVNERIQIDGTEIPDEDFARLYFQVDDAANRLVAAGTLPHHPSFFEVLTALAFVYYAEQKIDIAVLEVGLGGRLDATNIVDPLLSIITDIALDHQDYLGNTIAEITREKAGILRPNGILITLPQHPEANQAIGEAAATLNLTAISAAPYIPPTPQNRVSHLSDSSTVAEVGESASEPLPHNHYTLTLDNQPLEINSPLHGQHQQRNIALAIAAAIALRNQVSYKSPTTSNQNGYNITNAAIEAGIRNTRWPGRLELLGGTPPILLDVAHNPAGAWSLRAAIAQLPSNQPRTLIFSCLRDKSLKEMTQILFPLFDSTSGEPERIHDHILLAPIDNPRASSVEDLLAAAHALDIPAHAAPHMAAALAQARAVTPANGLIIATGSVYLVGEIRHLALHPEANPA; via the coding sequence ATGTCTTACATCTCTGCGGTCGATCACCTGTACGCCCTCGGCCATGAACTTGCGCCTACGCTGTCGCCCACCGCGACCCCAACTCCGCGCCGCAAGTTTGATCTCGCCCACATGCGAGCCCTCATGGCCGCCCTCGGCGATCCGCAGAAGAGCTTTCCTTCCGTCCTCATCGCCGGAACCAACGGCAAAGGCTCCACCGCTGCCACGCTCAGCAGCATTCTTACCACCGCCGGCTACCGCACCGCCCTCTACACCTCGCCGCACCTCATTCGCGTCAACGAGCGCATCCAGATCGACGGCACCGAGATCCCCGACGAAGACTTCGCCCGCCTCTACTTCCAGGTCGATGACGCCGCCAACCGCCTCGTCGCCGCAGGCACCCTGCCACACCACCCCAGCTTCTTCGAAGTCCTCACCGCCCTCGCCTTCGTTTATTACGCGGAGCAGAAGATCGACATCGCCGTCCTCGAAGTAGGTCTCGGAGGCCGCCTCGACGCTACCAACATCGTCGACCCTCTCCTCTCCATCATCACCGACATCGCCCTCGACCATCAGGACTACCTCGGCAACACCATCGCCGAGATCACACGCGAAAAGGCCGGCATCCTCCGACCCAACGGCATTCTCATCACCCTGCCCCAGCATCCCGAGGCCAACCAGGCCATAGGCGAAGCCGCCGCCACCCTCAACCTTACCGCCATCAGCGCGGCCCCTTATATCCCCCCGACGCCACAAAACCGGGTGTCTCATCTTAGCGACAGTTCTACCGTCGCTGAGGTGGGTGAAAGCGCCAGCGAACCACTCCCCCACAACCACTACACCCTGACCCTCGACAACCAACCTCTCGAGATCAACTCTCCCCTCCACGGCCAACACCAGCAACGCAACATCGCTTTGGCAATCGCCGCCGCAATCGCATTACGCAACCAAGTAAGTTACAAATCACCCACTACAAGTAACCAAAATGGTTACAACATCACCAACGCCGCGATTGAAGCAGGAATTCGCAACACCCGCTGGCCCGGCCGCCTCGAACTTCTCGGCGGAACCCCACCCATCCTGCTCGACGTGGCCCACAACCCCGCCGGAGCCTGGTCTCTCCGCGCTGCCATCGCACAACTCCCTTCGAACCAGCCGCGCACTCTCATCTTCAGCTGCCTCCGCGACAAATCCCTCAAAGAGATGACCCAGATTCTCTTCCCTCTCTTCGATTCCACCAGCGGCGAACCCGAGCGCATTCACGATCACATCCTGCTCGCCCCCATCGACAATCCCCGCGCCTCCAGCGTCGAAGATCTCCTCGCTGCTGCCCACGCCCTCGATATCCCCGCCCACGCCGCCCCGCACATGGCCGCTGCTCTCGCCCAGGCCCGGGCCGTCACACCGGCCAACGGCCTCATCATCGCCACCGGCTCCGTCTACCTCGTAGGCGAAATCCGTCACCTCGCCCTCCACCCCGAGGCCAACCCCGCATGA